Genomic segment of Triticum aestivum cultivar Chinese Spring chromosome 6A, IWGSC CS RefSeq v2.1, whole genome shotgun sequence:
GTCTTTGAAATACATCAGTATTAATCTACAATACATTGTCTCATTAACAGGTTATATTGCACCAAATGACCAAAACAACTCGATTTTGTATCCGTTGGAAAACTTTAAGGGTAATGTCATATTCCCAATTATCTCATTACCATGGTAATATTCCTAGTAATTCACACATTCCTTTCAATCTGGTTTTCTTAGAACCAAATGCCCCCTTAAGGTACCGCAGGGACCGGAATGTGCACTTCAATCTCTACCTTTATATGCAGAAAGACAAAAATTAAAGTGTCATAATGTTCACACCCTCCAGTTAGAAAAGGGTAGCTATCATGTTTGCCCCCTCTAGTGACGAAAGAGTGGCAGTACATGATATGTACAGTCAACCTTGTAATCTTTGGCAGTGAATATCTTTTGGGATATTAAATTAGACagataaaaataataatcatagatTTTTTCTGAAAAAATGCTTTTAGTTATGAAAGTTTTTTAATTCTTATTGCAATTGAAATCAAGTATACTCACAGTTGTATTTGGGGACCATGTCTACACTCTACACCCAAAATGTCATCCTTCTATCACTGGCATATTAGTCTATAAAAACAGTTCTTATGTCAGCTTCCATTTCACTTACGTAAAATAGTCATCATTTATGGAAAAGGCAAATCTCTAGTTTTATTAGCAATTTCGTATTGATTACTAACTATGTTGAGTGTAATGCAGTCATGCCATGTACTATTTGCTCTGTTGCATATTTGCACTTCATTTCTTGTTATCTTAGATATGCACAATGTACTTGATCCTATCATATAAATTGCAGATCTTGATGTATGGACCTTCACGCGAGCAAGGTTCTAGTCATCGTGCTAACTCAGATGTTCCTCTGCTAAACACTCCAAATGAAAAGATACCACGCGTTTCATCTGACAAACAGCTTGCTCAGAGCCATCGTCTAACAAATGGTACAGGTCCAGTTTCCAACTCAAAGCAGGCACCCCATACAGGGTTATCTCCTGATTCTTTTGATGGGAATGGACCTCATAATAAAAAGACAAAGAAGACTAAAGCATGGACTAAGGATGAGGATGCAGAGTTAAGGGCTGGTGTACATAAGTGTGGTGAAGGAAATTGGCTGGACATTCTGCGTAAATATAACTTCGATAGCACAAGAACTTATGGTCAATTGTCTCAGGTAACTCTATGGTCACCTTGTAAAATGCATACTACTTCCtctgtcccagaatataagaacgtttttgacactatgctagtgttagaaacgttcttatattttgggacggagggagtagcatctaTTATTGTCCTGCAGTTCATCATTGTTTACATCCATTCAGTTTACCTTAAGTTTTCCCGACTTGTAATAACTTGGTAACATGCTTTGCAAATATTCTAAGGTAAGTAGGCAAATACATGTGCCTCTTGCTGCAGTAGTTATGTTGCTTTGCTTGTGATCTGTGCCTAGATAAAGTTCCATCTCAACCTTACTTGGTCTGTTTGTTTAGTTCTCATTCGCATATAACTGATGCATAGTATAATGATTAGCTTTATGGGATATCCATGTCTCTCCGTGTACATATTTCTCTGTAGTGTAATTAGGTAATGTGTGCTGTTCTTTTCAGAGATGGGCAGTAATTAGCAggcgtcaagcaacaaccaagcCTGCTAAAGCTAAACCAGTCACCGGGGGATATGATATGAAAGCTACTCAAAAGGCATTCTTTATGGCTCTTGATATGCCTATGGGGAAGCCTGGTGGATTGTCTACATTAAGATCAGGTATTTATAAAAATCTTATAAATTGTCAGTACAGACAGCTCTCTCATTTAGAATAATGCTTCTTTACCGAAGTGTCAACAAGTCAAACATTGTTCTATAGCTTCGTTGCGTATCTGAGATGTAAATCCATTCTGGCATCTTTGGAGTGCCTTGTGCTAGCCTTTTGGTGCTCATTGAAGCTTTTTCATGCAGGAGCTTCACAACAAAGCACTCAACATCCTGCTCCAGTATTTGGTGCTGCGGCACCTGAGTTAAAATCTGCAACATCCTCTTCATCATTCTCGTTGCCAGTACCAGTGCCAAGTGCAGCCCCTGGGCCTGTGTCAGCACAAGTGCAGGTTCAACCTCCTCGGGCGCAACAAGTTCCTTCTCAAGCTGCGCCCTCAAAAGTGTCAAATGCTTCAATCAAGTCACGGAATAGCTCTAAGAAGCAAACTGCACAAGCAAATCCTACAAATGCTCCTTCCTCTATACAAGCTGCAGCTATTGCTGCCGGTGGACGAATCGCCACAGCAAGCATCGCCACCAATTTATTGAAAGCTGCACAATCCCCGCAAGCTGTGCACATAAGATCTCGAGGAAAAGGGTCTTCAAAAACTTCTACAAGCTCTAAAGCCTCCACCATGGCTGGTGAGCCTGGAACACAGACTGGCGGTGCTCAACACCCAGAACTTCCAAACTGCAGTGCCCCTACACAATCTCCTACGGTTTTGATAACACAGTCAACCGAGCAAGTTAATGTTGTACCAGAAGTTGCAGGAGTTAATCCCCCGGAACAATCTGCTAGTGCACATTTGTTGGAACCTGATAGAACATTGAGCACCACACCAGTGCCTGGCCCATGCGACAATATGGAGATTGATGATGACTCAACATTTTGTGTAGTCACGATGGAGGACTTGTTTCCTGAAGACGTGAAGCAGCCAGAGACAGTGAAGCAGCCAGAGATGGTGAGGCAGCCAGAGACAGTGAGGCAGCCAGAGATGGTGAGGCAGACAGAGACGGTGAGTCAGCCAGAGATGGTGAGGCAGACAGAGACGGTGAGGCAGCCAGAGATGGTGAAGCAGCCAGAGACGGTGAGGCAGCCAGAGATGGTAGATCCCAAAGCCGAGGAGATGATAGATCCCAAGGATGCTGACATGCTGGAGTTCGATCGCTTTGTTGCCCAAGGATGCTTGACTACAGATTATTCTGATAAAAGCAAAGGTGTCAAAATTGCTCCTGGAGCTCAAGGAGCTACTGCCAgccagaagaagaagcagctacccACAGTTGGGAAAAACATCCCTGTGTTTAGAGCACCAGTAaccatgaagaagaccaaagctctACCTTCACATGGGGCGACGCTTGCATCAACTGTCGCCTCTAGTGGCCTTGTTGGCACAGGCAATGCTGGTGTGCTGAGTAAAGCAATATATCGGAAGCCAGCTGGTCCAGGCACCACAGGCAAACAAAATAGGTGCCAAGAAATTATGGCTCAGAAGCAGCATGCTATGAACTCAAATAGTAGCGCAATGGCCAGGAATGCGGCTGCCGGCACCGGAACACCAGCCAGGAATGTGGCTGCCGGCGCTGGAGCACCAGCCAGGAATGCGGCTCCCGCCACCGGAACACCAGCTAAAAGTGCGGCTCCTGCCACCGGAACACCGGCTAAAAATGCGGCTCCTGCCAGTGGAACACCAGCCAGGAACACAGCTCCTGGCACTGGAACACCACCAGTCAGGAACACGGCTCCTGGCACTGGAACACCACCAATCAGGAACATGGCTCCCGGTACTGGAACACCATCAGTCAGGAACACGGCTACCGGCACTGGAACACCACCAGTCNNNNNNNNNNNNNNNNNNNNNNNNNNNNNNNNNNNNNNNNNNNNNNNNNNNNNNNNNNNNNNNNNNNNNNNNNNNNNNNNNNNNNNNNNNNNNNNNNNNNNNNNNNNNNNNNNNNNNNNNNNNNNNNNNNNNNNNNNNNNNNNNNNNNNNNNNNNNNNNNNNNNNNNNNNNNNNNNNNNNNNNNNNNNNNNNNNNNNNNNNNAGTCAGGAACACGGCTCCCGGCACTGGAGCACCACCAGTCAGGAACACGGCTCCCGGCACTGGAACACCACCAGTCAGGAACATGGCTCCCGGCCCTGGAACACCTGCAGTCAGGAACACGGCTCCTGGCACTGGAACAGCAGCCAGGAACTCGCTTACTGGCACCGGAACGCCACAGGCCAGGAACTTGCTCACCGGCACAGGAACACCACCAGCTAGGAATGCGGCTCCTGTCACCGGAGCAACACCAGCCAGGAACTTGCTTACCGGCACGGGAACACCACCAGCCATTCGTCAACATAACCCAGCGGTGAATGGGGCTAGCAAGGGGAATCCGCCGGCCAGCCAATAGCCAGGCTAATGACATGGTAAATGCTGTAATAATGCTCCTAGGGATAATGTGAATAGGGTGTCACACCCGTAGAGTAGACATCATTATTTTGCTTTTTTTCTCTCCCCCCGTGCATGCTcccttcttttctgaaccttgttGCTGAGGAACGCATTAGGTTTGATTGGTCTCATCTTTCATAGTATCACTAGTAATTAGCAGAACTTGATTGTTAGGGGCACTGAATCTCAGTGTGCGATCGCAATTGCCTTTTTTTTATAGGATCTGCGTCGTCGTATCAGTGTGCCTGTGGGGATTGACGATGGTCAGTTCATCTGCAT
This window contains:
- the LOC123128683 gene encoding mucin-5AC, yielding MASAAAAALAAAGKRQLSEDDLYLILHKYSPATILTALQEVTQHAQRRSIDWRALVAKTATGITSAREYQMLWRYIAYGHDFVENVEDGSPQPLGDESDLECEIEPSPKPSNEAAAEASRFAKILMYGPSREQGSSHRANSDVPLLNTPNEKIPRVSSDKQLAQSHRLTNGTGPVSNSKQAPHTGLSPDSFDGNGPHNKKTKKTKAWTKDEDAELRAGVHKCGEGNWLDILRKYNFDSTRTYGQLSQRWAVISRRQATTKPAKAKPVTGGYDMKATQKAFFMALDMPMGKPGGLSTLRSGASQQSTQHPAPVFGAAAPELKSATSSSSFSLPVPVPSAAPGPVSAQVQVQPPRAQQVPSQAAPSKVSNASIKSRNSSKKQTAQANPTNAPSSIQAAAIAAGGRIATASIATNLLKAAQSPQAVHIRSRGKGSSKTSTSSKASTMAGEPGTQTGGAQHPELPNCSAPTQSPTVLITQSTEQVNVVPEVAGVNPPEQSASAHLLEPDRTLSTTPVPGPCDNMEIDDDSTFCVVTMEDLFPEDVKQPETVKQPEMVRQPETVRQPEMVRQTETVSQPEMVRQTETVRQPEMVKQPETVRQPEMVDPKAEEMIDPKDADMLEFDRFVAQGCLTTDYSDKSKGVKIAPGAQGATASQKKKQLPTVGKNIPVFRAPVTMKKTKALPSHGATLASTVASSGLVGTGNAGVLSKAIYRKPAGPGTTGKQNRCQEIMAQKQHAMNSNSSAMARNAAAGTGTPARNVAAGAGAPARNAAPATGTPAKSAAPATGTPAKNAAPASGTPARNTAPGTGTPPVRNTAPGTGTPPIRNMAPGTGTPSVRNTATGTGTPPVRNTAPGTGAPPVRNTAPGTGTPPVRNMAPGPGTPAVRNTAPGTGTAARNSLTGTGTPQARNLLTGTGTPPARNAAPVTGATPARNLLTGTGTPPAIRQHNPAVNGASKGNPPASQ